Proteins from one Desulfonema limicola genomic window:
- a CDS encoding CHASE2 domain-containing protein gives MNKTISKKYDIIIVIFLFLTALPAEYFEIFSLIENQTIFFRHGIRSNIYNGKKMSFPYDKIVLVTIDEVFFNEYGKSPLRRGDLAKIIKNLGELGAKIVCVDLLLDLPDAYGEDYLLAKVMNKNNSILASQALFDHNNKFVKIIYPAPVLNDVCLSGYVNLISQSSMATFLDRLKIYPEISKLDNGWPIAVQIASVYLGVKPEFKNKNLILGDIFIPVDHNNDIYIDFSTIPRCYKFIHQFAGISAFEFIDIAQSRPGERKELEDWIKDKIVIIGETSATSRDWFDTPVGMIYGPEIIAESVNTLLKGGPLRPAPVFIEIILGFLLFLSLILCTSRMNTPKFQLISAFFVFSGFIFLCTFVYAYKGLVISMTYNLTAGFAGYFVLTISNHMKDKKISMEERKNKEMAEKKQEVAEAANNAKSAFLAHMSHEIRTPLNSILGFTEVLEGRITDTKNKQYLSAISAGGRSLLSLINDILDLSKIDADRFELEHSAVRLNRIIDDIKLMFQQKIKEKGLAFDIVIGNDVPSVLIIDEIRLRQILVNLIGNAVKFTESGYIKLSIDTYNPLNNKETPDLMISIRDTGIGIPEEQKESIFNAFVQQKGQSNSQYGGTGLGLAITKRLVEMMGGEIYVQSTVGTGSLFYIVLKNIEKASIADIQEEKLSILPENIKFEKASILIAEDVKINRELIKGFLETYNFQIFEAENGQQAVRLAKKHHPDLILMDIRMPVMDGYEAIKILKSDINLNHIPIIAVTASHIKNELNDIEKMCEAYLIKPVRKSHLVEALAKKLNHSVISDLSLNKEMVYSANPGQKSFSETNTIVKLKNLHKILDEQYIKKWQEISSVMFLDNIEEFGTIMQAMGKEYNYHPLLLWGKRLKKQAQMIDMDSLPKTLNYFPEIIKELKMVLLE, from the coding sequence ATGAACAAAACTATTTCAAAAAAATATGATATAATCATTGTCATATTTCTGTTTTTAACTGCCCTGCCTGCTGAATATTTTGAAATTTTTTCTTTGATAGAAAATCAGACAATTTTTTTTCGTCATGGAATAAGATCAAATATATATAATGGCAAAAAAATGTCATTTCCATATGATAAAATTGTTTTAGTAACCATTGATGAGGTTTTTTTTAATGAATATGGAAAATCACCTTTAAGGCGGGGTGATCTTGCAAAAATAATTAAAAATCTGGGTGAGCTTGGTGCAAAGATAGTCTGTGTTGATCTTTTACTGGATCTTCCTGATGCTTATGGAGAAGATTATTTACTTGCAAAGGTAATGAATAAAAATAATTCAATACTGGCATCCCAGGCATTATTTGATCATAATAACAAATTTGTTAAAATAATTTATCCTGCCCCTGTTTTAAATGATGTATGTTTAAGCGGTTATGTAAATCTCATATCCCAAAGTTCTATGGCAACCTTTCTTGACCGCCTTAAAATTTATCCTGAAATCAGTAAATTAGATAATGGATGGCCTATTGCTGTCCAGATTGCCTCAGTTTATCTGGGGGTTAAACCTGAATTTAAAAACAAGAATCTAATACTTGGAGATATATTTATCCCTGTTGACCATAATAATGATATATATATAGATTTTTCAACAATACCAAGATGCTATAAATTTATACACCAGTTTGCAGGTATTTCAGCTTTTGAATTTATAGACATCGCACAATCAAGACCAGGTGAACGAAAAGAGCTTGAAGACTGGATAAAAGACAAGATAGTAATTATTGGAGAAACCTCTGCAACGTCCAGAGACTGGTTTGATACACCTGTGGGAATGATCTATGGGCCTGAAATAATTGCAGAGAGTGTAAACACTCTTTTAAAAGGCGGCCCCCTCAGACCTGCTCCCGTGTTTATTGAAATAATACTTGGTTTTTTATTATTTTTATCCCTTATTTTATGTACTTCACGTATGAATACCCCAAAATTTCAACTTATTTCAGCCTTTTTTGTATTTTCTGGATTTATATTTCTCTGTACATTTGTTTATGCCTATAAAGGCTTAGTAATATCTATGACATATAACCTGACAGCAGGTTTTGCAGGATATTTTGTTCTCACCATATCCAATCATATGAAAGATAAAAAAATCAGTATGGAAGAACGGAAAAACAAAGAAATGGCAGAAAAAAAACAAGAAGTTGCTGAAGCTGCCAATAATGCAAAAAGTGCATTTTTAGCTCATATGAGTCATGAAATCCGAACACCGTTAAACTCCATTCTTGGTTTTACAGAAGTACTTGAAGGAAGAATTACAGATACAAAAAACAAACAATATTTGTCAGCAATCTCTGCTGGAGGCAGATCTCTTCTTTCACTGATCAACGACATTCTTGATTTAAGCAAAATAGATGCAGACCGTTTTGAACTTGAACATTCAGCAGTAAGATTAAACCGGATTATTGATGATATAAAACTAATGTTTCAACAAAAGATTAAAGAAAAAGGCCTGGCTTTTGATATTGTCATTGGCAATGATGTGCCCAGTGTATTGATTATTGATGAAATACGTTTACGCCAGATACTTGTTAATCTTATTGGCAATGCTGTCAAGTTTACAGAATCAGGGTATATAAAATTGTCTATAGATACATACAACCCTTTAAACAACAAGGAAACTCCTGATCTGATGATTTCTATCAGGGACACAGGTATCGGCATACCTGAAGAACAAAAGGAATCAATATTTAATGCCTTTGTTCAGCAGAAAGGTCAAAGTAATTCCCAATATGGAGGCACCGGCCTGGGTCTGGCAATTACCAAGCGTCTTGTAGAGATGATGGGAGGGGAAATATATGTTCAAAGCACAGTTGGTACAGGTTCATTGTTTTATATAGTTCTTAAAAATATCGAAAAAGCATCTATTGCAGATATTCAAGAAGAAAAATTATCTATTTTGCCGGAAAATATTAAATTTGAAAAAGCTTCAATATTAATTGCCGAGGATGTGAAAATAAACAGAGAATTGATTAAAGGTTTTCTGGAAACATATAATTTCCAAATATTTGAAGCTGAAAACGGCCAGCAGGCTGTAAGGCTGGCAAAAAAACATCATCCTGATCTTATTTTAATGGATATAAGGATGCCGGTAATGGATGGATATGAAGCAATAAAGATTCTTAAATCAGATATAAACTTAAATCATATTCCTATTATTGCAGTTACTGCTTCACATATCAAAAATGAGTTAAATGATATTGAAAAGATGTGTGAAGCTTATCTGATAAAACCTGTACGCAAGTCTCATCTTGTTGAAGCACTGGCAAAAAAGCTCAACCACTCTGTTATATCTGATTTGTCTTTAAACAAAGAAATGGTTTATTCTGCAAATCCAGGCCAAAAAAGCTTTTCTGAAACCAATACCATTGTAAAATTAAAAAATCTTCATAAGATTTTAGATGAACAGTATATAAAAAAATGGCAGGAAATATCATCTGTAATGTTTCTTGATAATATTGAGGAATTTGGCACCATCATGCAGGCAATGGGAAAAGAGTATAATTATCATCCCCTGCTTTTATGGGGAAAACGTCTTAAAAAACAGGCCCAGATGATTGATATGGATTCCCTGCCTAAAACCCTGAATTATTTTCCTGAGATTATAAAAGAATTAAAGATGGTACTTCTGGAATAA
- a CDS encoding CHAT domain-containing protein, translating into MKKYFFLKYILLCFLSLFNPGLVNAEIITDGSAGLAGKINLKGPDYEIRSEYGHQAGANLFHSFETFNIGNQETAVFTGPGSVQNIISRVTGGSPSMIDGLLRSLIPGADLYFLNPAGVVFGPDASINLEGSFHVSTADYLRMGKDDIFYSSPMENEVLSVSPPSAFGFLDNKIEPTAFDGCNIKSLDETLSVISGDISIKNNTVITLNGGRLNLAGVSSKGEVKIKDSGLDVSEFTNLGDINITGNPEGIPSTIDVRYGSIFIRAGRFVSDNSQIRADMPYLAQNEQASVFDIQADSIEIKNNSLFSTDTFGRINGSDLLISAKESIDISDSIIRAGSIGSKASADAGRLLLQAGNITLKDNTLIQSESKDKSTGRAGNVNIKAYESVILSETSINTFTTGKGSAGNVSVDSSSIILKNNSFIKTESQAQGMAGDINVNADNLSLEGKSSLSSAGTAQNNGGDAGNISINAENSVKLSENSSIKTSAESSGGGRLQVDAGNSLLVINSEMTTSVNKGEQKGGDIRIGNETTGSGPEIVFLNQARITANADKGDGGAIFITAENFIKSNDSLIDASSKRGNDGIIKIYTPETDISAGLLVLPDHYMDASQWVKTPCLQRTSENISRFVIKERDGIPLTFSDWLPSQLSVVSYQLSKDSLYFIDRGDFAGLINYLEKSSRIDIAESILLSCAYNMLGHHKKSLKTLYDIMPVVEKSGNLSDKILFYNTLGDQFLSLGNIEGAIKYIKDALNLAKAEKHPLMNAGALNNLGNIRAVNRDYNGAVRAYNQCLEQVELNDEFSSLRAKVFINKARAEFESGNYEDALMSLEKALSEIRKTPENWHKASDMISLSRLGIQINYHLDKNHIAHDFAGSIENNLLDAVNTGENIQAHRIISYARGLLGQWFEKNQKYQQAVDMTRKAIFSAHQVYAPEILYQWQWQLGRLFAAAGSIDQAVKSYKNAVNTLNPIKLEYFNGSRAGTGSLFENMIRPVYIELSGLLMQEDSGLAAARDILDMLKTAELQDFYQDECLSDHEFNKNWFEGYMPPETALVYPILFSDHLSLLVTFSDCIKRFRVETASDHFDSTVRRFREQMENEQDFLDNAAQLYKWLIQPLEKELASYSVNTIIFAPDGVLRLIPFSTLYDGKHFLVEKYALGIVPAMNLTNLSQAEKVKYQVLINGLSEARHGFAPLEHVKNEVENIQKIIGGKVLLNKEFTTRNLISEFQNKSYNIVHLATHAVFGTNPQETFLLSYDDKLTINKLDMFVRSGQYKGVPLDLLTLSACETASGSERAAFGLAGAALKAGAKSTLATLWETGDKAAFLVVDEFYRQLAVPGTSKAKALQNAQKKIISHLQYKHPSYWASFLLIGNWL; encoded by the coding sequence ATGAAGAAATATTTCTTTTTAAAATATATATTATTATGTTTTTTAAGCTTGTTTAATCCAGGTCTTGTTAATGCAGAAATTATTACAGACGGCAGTGCAGGGCTTGCAGGAAAAATAAATTTAAAAGGCCCTGATTATGAAATCAGGTCTGAATACGGGCATCAGGCAGGGGCAAACCTTTTTCACAGTTTTGAAACATTTAATATTGGAAACCAGGAAACCGCAGTTTTTACAGGCCCTGGTTCTGTTCAAAACATTATTAGCCGTGTAACAGGCGGCAGCCCGTCTATGATTGACGGATTACTGCGCTCCTTAATTCCTGGAGCAGACCTATATTTTCTTAACCCGGCAGGAGTAGTATTCGGGCCTGATGCATCCATTAATCTTGAAGGCTCTTTTCATGTGAGTACAGCAGACTATTTAAGAATGGGAAAAGACGATATTTTTTATTCCAGTCCCATGGAAAATGAAGTTCTGTCAGTATCTCCCCCATCTGCCTTTGGTTTTTTAGATAATAAAATTGAACCAACTGCCTTTGACGGCTGCAATATAAAATCCCTTGATGAAACCCTTTCTGTAATCAGCGGTGATATTTCCATAAAAAATAATACTGTTATAACCCTTAACGGGGGGCGTTTAAACCTGGCAGGGGTTTCTTCAAAAGGAGAAGTTAAAATTAAAGATTCGGGCCTTGACGTGTCAGAATTTACAAATCTTGGAGATATAAATATTACTGGAAATCCTGAAGGTATTCCCTCTACAATTGATGTACGCTATGGCAGTATTTTTATCCGGGCAGGCAGATTTGTTTCAGATAACAGCCAGATACGTGCAGACATGCCCTATTTAGCTCAAAATGAACAGGCATCAGTATTTGACATCCAGGCAGACAGTATTGAAATTAAAAATAATTCCCTTTTTTCCACTGATACCTTTGGACGTATAAACGGCAGTGATTTACTTATCAGTGCAAAAGAATCCATTGATATTTCAGACAGTATAATACGTGCAGGGTCCATAGGTTCAAAAGCCTCTGCTGATGCAGGCCGGCTCCTTTTGCAGGCCGGAAATATCACATTAAAAGACAATACCTTAATCCAAAGCGAATCAAAGGATAAATCAACAGGCAGGGCAGGTAATGTAAATATAAAGGCTTATGAATCAGTTATCCTGTCAGAAACCAGCATAAATACCTTTACAACAGGTAAAGGCAGTGCAGGAAATGTAAGCGTTGACAGCAGCAGTATTATTCTAAAAAACAATTCTTTTATTAAAACCGAATCCCAGGCACAGGGCATGGCAGGAGATATTAATGTTAATGCTGATAACCTCAGCCTTGAAGGCAAATCCTCACTGTCGTCTGCAGGCACTGCTCAAAACAATGGCGGAGATGCTGGAAACATAAGCATTAATGCAGAAAATTCCGTTAAACTGTCTGAAAACTCTTCCATTAAAACCAGCGCAGAAAGCTCAGGCGGCGGCAGGCTCCAGGTTGATGCTGGAAATTCACTCCTGGTCATAAATTCTGAAATGACTACCAGTGTAAATAAAGGAGAACAAAAAGGCGGAGATATCAGGATTGGAAATGAAACAACAGGCTCAGGCCCTGAAATAGTGTTTTTAAACCAGGCCAGGATCACGGCAAATGCAGATAAAGGAGATGGCGGAGCTATATTCATAACCGCGGAAAATTTTATCAAATCAAATGACAGTCTGATAGACGCATCATCAAAAAGAGGCAATGACGGCATAATAAAGATTTATACCCCTGAAACAGATATAAGCGCCGGCCTGCTTGTACTGCCAGATCATTATATGGATGCCAGCCAGTGGGTAAAAACCCCTTGTTTGCAGAGAACATCAGAAAATATAAGCAGATTTGTCATAAAAGAACGTGATGGAATCCCTTTAACTTTCAGTGACTGGCTGCCTTCCCAGTTGTCAGTTGTCAGTTACCAGTTATCAAAGGATAGTTTATATTTTATAGATAGAGGGGATTTTGCTGGTCTGATAAATTACCTGGAAAAAAGCAGCAGAATTGATATTGCTGAAAGCATACTGCTTTCATGCGCATACAATATGCTTGGTCATCATAAAAAATCATTAAAAACACTTTATGATATTATGCCGGTCGTGGAGAAATCAGGGAATTTGTCAGATAAAATATTGTTTTATAATACATTAGGGGATCAATTTCTATCACTTGGCAATATTGAAGGGGCAATAAAATATATTAAGGATGCTTTGAACCTGGCTAAAGCTGAAAAACATCCCTTGATGAATGCAGGTGCATTAAATAACCTGGGCAATATAAGAGCAGTGAACAGGGATTATAACGGAGCAGTCAGGGCATATAACCAATGCCTGGAACAGGTTGAATTAAATGATGAATTTTCCAGTCTTAGAGCAAAGGTATTTATAAATAAGGCAAGGGCTGAATTTGAGAGCGGAAACTATGAAGATGCTTTAATGTCCCTGGAAAAAGCTTTATCAGAAATCAGGAAAACACCGGAAAACTGGCATAAAGCATCTGATATGATTTCACTGTCAAGACTGGGAATACAGATAAATTACCATTTAGATAAAAATCATATAGCTCATGATTTTGCAGGCTCTATTGAAAACAATCTTTTGGATGCTGTCAATACAGGTGAAAATATCCAGGCTCACAGGATTATATCTTATGCCAGGGGTCTGCTTGGCCAGTGGTTTGAGAAAAATCAAAAATATCAGCAGGCAGTTGATATGACAAGAAAAGCCATATTTTCAGCACACCAGGTATATGCCCCTGAAATATTGTACCAGTGGCAGTGGCAGCTTGGAAGGCTGTTTGCAGCGGCAGGCAGTATTGATCAGGCTGTTAAATCCTATAAAAATGCAGTCAATACATTAAATCCCATAAAGCTGGAATATTTTAATGGATCCCGCGCGGGAACCGGCAGCCTGTTTGAAAACATGATAAGACCTGTTTATATTGAATTATCTGGACTGCTTATGCAGGAGGATTCAGGTCTTGCTGCTGCAAGGGATATTCTTGATATGCTTAAAACAGCAGAACTGCAGGACTTTTACCAGGATGAATGCCTCTCAGACCATGAATTTAATAAAAACTGGTTTGAAGGTTATATGCCTCCTGAAACTGCCCTGGTTTATCCGATCCTGTTTTCAGACCATTTATCACTTCTTGTAACATTTTCAGACTGCATAAAAAGATTCAGGGTAGAGACAGCATCTGATCATTTTGACAGTACAGTAAGAAGATTTAGAGAGCAGATGGAAAATGAGCAGGATTTTTTAGACAATGCGGCCCAGCTTTACAAATGGCTTATCCAGCCTTTGGAAAAAGAACTGGCTTCTTATTCTGTAAATACAATAATCTTTGCTCCTGACGGTGTTTTACGCTTAATTCCGTTTTCAACCCTGTATGATGGAAAGCACTTTCTTGTTGAAAAATATGCCTTAGGGATTGTTCCTGCCATGAACCTGACAAATCTAAGCCAGGCAGAAAAGGTAAAATACCAGGTATTGATTAATGGTCTTTCAGAAGCCAGGCATGGATTTGCTCCTCTTGAACATGTTAAAAATGAAGTGGAAAATATTCAAAAAATTATAGGAGGCAAAGTCCTTCTTAATAAAGAATTTACTACCCGGAATTTAATATCTGAATTTCAAAATAAATCTTATAATATTGTTCATCTTGCAACCCATGCTGTTTTTGGGACAAATCCTCAGGAAACCTTTTTATTGTCTTATGATGATAAACTTACTATAAATAAACTTGATATGTTTGTCAGATCAGGGCAATATAAAGGTGTTCCGCTGGATCTGCTCACATTAAGCGCATGTGAAACAGCATCAGGCAGTGAGCGCGCTGCTTTCGGCCTTGCAGGTGCTGCTTTAAAAGCAGGGGCAAAATCCACCCTGGCAACATTGTGGGAAACTGGTGACAAGGCTGCCTTTCTTGTTGTTGATGAATTTTACCGGCAGCTTGCTGTTCCTGGTACATCAAAAGCAAAAGCATTGCAAAATGCACAAAAAAAAATAATAAGCCATTTACAGTATAAGCATCCTTCATACTGGGCATCTTTTCTTCTAATAGGGAACTGGCTTTAA